In one Desulfoferula mesophila genomic region, the following are encoded:
- a CDS encoding molybdopterin-dependent oxidoreductase: MNKRRAFFIQGLRLLGAASLALSWPGRLWAQGKRRILPSHIKATDLAQYNPRSIDNRNLSLTPIDQFGTMGQSDLDVDPVRWRLLVDGEVERPLSLSLEQLKARPVLESKVLLICPGVFSFNALYKGLSLGALLQEAKPRARADRVTIRGVGGAGAKVEHFSLREVLSDEVFLAYQVNGRDLPRKHGFPLRVVAGSHYGDDWVKYVARVSLSASGKKG; encoded by the coding sequence ATGAACAAACGCCGCGCCTTTTTCATCCAGGGGCTGCGGCTGTTGGGAGCGGCTTCCCTGGCCCTGTCCTGGCCCGGCCGCCTGTGGGCCCAAGGCAAGCGCCGCATCCTGCCCAGCCATATCAAGGCCACCGATCTGGCCCAATACAATCCTCGCAGCATCGACAACCGCAATCTGTCCCTAACCCCCATAGACCAGTTCGGCACCATGGGCCAAAGCGACCTGGACGTGGATCCGGTCCGGTGGCGCCTGCTGGTGGATGGGGAGGTGGAGCGGCCCCTCAGCCTGAGCCTGGAGCAACTCAAGGCCCGGCCCGTGCTGGAGAGCAAGGTGCTCTTGATCTGCCCCGGCGTGTTTTCCTTCAACGCCCTTTACAAGGGCCTGAGCCTGGGGGCATTGCTCCAGGAGGCCAAGCCGCGCGCCCGGGCCGACCGGGTGACCATACGCGGCGTGGGGGGAGCCGGGGCCAAGGTGGAGCACTTTTCCCTGCGCGAGGTGCTGAGCGACGAGGTGTTCCTGGCCTACCAGGTCAATGGGCGCGATCTGCCCCGCAAGCACGGTTTTCCCCTCAGGGTGGTGGCCGGCAGCCACTACGGCGACGACTGGGTGAAATACGTGGCCCGAGTCAGCCTGTCGGCCAGCGGCAAAAAGGGGTAG